The Oxalobacteraceae bacterium OTU3CINTB1 genome includes a window with the following:
- the surE gene encoding 5'/3'-nucleotidase SurE — MRILISNDDGYLAPGINALAAALAPIADIVVVAPDSNRSGSSNSLSLDRPLSVQRAANGFYFVNGTPTDCVHVALTGVLDYRPDLVVSGINNGPNMGDDTLYSGTVAAATEAYLFGIPAIAFSQGAFGWEHIDDAARHARDIIERYYETLPRPYLLNVNIPNRPYAQLTQVVATRLGKRHQSEPVIRSQDPRGKEIFWIGPPGATRDAGEGTDFFACANGRTSITPLQVDLTHKTQLAALEKGLA; from the coding sequence ATGAGAATCCTGATCAGTAATGACGACGGTTACCTTGCGCCGGGCATCAACGCCCTGGCAGCCGCGCTCGCGCCGATCGCCGACATCGTCGTCGTGGCGCCGGACAGCAACCGTTCGGGCTCGTCCAATTCGCTGTCGCTGGACCGGCCGTTGTCGGTGCAGCGGGCCGCCAATGGTTTCTATTTTGTCAATGGCACGCCGACCGACTGCGTGCACGTGGCGCTGACCGGCGTGCTCGACTACCGGCCCGACCTGGTCGTCTCCGGCATCAACAACGGCCCCAACATGGGCGACGACACGCTGTATTCCGGCACCGTGGCGGCCGCCACCGAGGCCTATCTGTTCGGCATTCCGGCCATCGCCTTTTCCCAGGGCGCGTTCGGCTGGGAGCACATCGACGACGCCGCCCGTCACGCGCGCGACATCATCGAGCGCTATTATGAAACGCTGCCGCGTCCGTATCTGCTCAACGTCAACATTCCCAACCGGCCCTATGCGCAGCTGACCCAGGTGGTCGCCACCCGGCTGGGCAAGCGCCACCAGTCGGAACCGGTGATCCGCTCGCAAGACCCGCGCGGCAAGGAAATTTTCTGGATCGGTCCGCCCGGCGCGACCAGGGACGCCGGCGAGGGCACCGACTTTTTTGCCTGCGCCAACGGTCGCACCTCGATCACGCCGCTGCAGGTCGATCTGACCCATAAAACGCAACTCGCGGCACTGGAAAAGGGCCTGGCATGA
- a CDS encoding ATP-dependent DNA helicase, which translates to MPPGKYDSEVERLFGAGGPLGPAVGDFKPRRSQTEMAKAVAAAISSQTTLIAEAGTGTGKTFAYLVPALLWGGKTIVSTGTKNLQDQLFLRDIPTVRAALQAPVSVALLKGRSNYVCHYHLERTLQNGRMTSRDDVGHLREISRFLKMTSSGDKAELARVPENALIWNLVTSTRDNCMGAECQYYQDCFVMKARKEAQQADVVVVNHHLFFADVALKDSGIAELLPSANTIIFDEAHQLPDTATLFFGDTFSTSQILELCRDVLAEGLSNARDGADWGKVVTVVEKAARDLRLTFPQDIVRLSLPQIAPSSDFFPALQTLKDELDGMLAVLETQAARAETLEQCRQRGIELAQKLSSWKFDPKARVEKGEEAVFWVEAYASSLQLHKTPLSIAPIFNGQREGVPRSWIFTSATLAVKNDFSHFSEQMGLTDEPSKTWPSPFNYEEQGLLYVPQGLPDPNSIGYTDAVLDLALPVIEAAGGKTFLLCTTLRAVKRAAERLRDEFEKRGLPYPLFIQGDKGRTELLDQFRKAGNGVLIGSQSFWEGVDVRGDALSLVIIDKLPFAPPDDPVLAARIEVMEKQGKNGFMHHTLPEAIINLKQGAGRLIRDEGDRGVLMLCDPRVISKPYGKRIWQSLPSFKRTREQADAVAFFQNKNTEE; encoded by the coding sequence CTGCCCCCCGGCAAATACGATTCCGAGGTCGAGCGACTGTTCGGCGCCGGCGGACCGTTGGGTCCGGCTGTTGGCGACTTCAAGCCGCGCCGCTCGCAGACGGAAATGGCCAAGGCGGTCGCGGCCGCGATTTCCAGCCAGACCACGTTGATCGCCGAGGCCGGCACTGGCACGGGCAAGACTTTCGCCTATCTGGTGCCGGCGTTGCTGTGGGGCGGCAAGACCATCGTCTCGACCGGGACCAAGAACTTGCAGGACCAGCTGTTCCTGCGCGATATTCCGACCGTGCGCGCCGCCTTGCAGGCGCCGGTGTCGGTCGCGCTGCTCAAAGGCCGCTCGAATTACGTCTGCCATTACCATCTCGAGCGTACCCTGCAGAACGGCCGCATGACGTCGCGCGACGACGTCGGTCACCTGCGCGAGATATCGCGTTTCCTGAAAATGACCAGTTCCGGCGACAAGGCCGAGCTGGCGCGCGTGCCGGAAAACGCGCTGATCTGGAACCTGGTGACCTCGACCCGCGACAACTGCATGGGCGCCGAGTGCCAGTATTACCAGGATTGTTTCGTCATGAAGGCGCGCAAGGAAGCGCAGCAGGCCGACGTGGTGGTGGTCAACCACCACCTGTTCTTCGCCGACGTCGCGCTCAAGGATTCGGGCATCGCCGAACTGCTGCCGTCGGCCAATACCATCATCTTCGATGAGGCGCACCAGCTGCCGGACACCGCCACCTTGTTCTTCGGCGATACGTTTTCGACCTCGCAAATCCTGGAATTGTGCCGCGACGTGCTGGCCGAGGGCTTGTCGAACGCCCGCGACGGCGCCGATTGGGGCAAGGTCGTCACGGTGGTGGAGAAGGCCGCGCGCGACCTCAGGTTGACATTCCCGCAAGATATCGTGCGCCTGTCGCTGCCGCAGATCGCGCCGTCGAGCGACTTTTTCCCGGCGTTGCAGACGCTGAAGGACGAGCTGGACGGCATGCTGGCCGTGCTGGAAACCCAGGCGGCCCGCGCCGAAACGCTGGAACAATGTCGCCAGCGCGGCATCGAACTGGCGCAAAAATTGTCGTCCTGGAAATTCGATCCGAAGGCGCGCGTCGAAAAAGGCGAGGAGGCGGTGTTCTGGGTCGAGGCCTACGCGTCATCGTTGCAGCTGCATAAAACGCCTTTATCGATCGCGCCGATCTTCAACGGCCAGCGCGAAGGCGTGCCGCGCAGCTGGATTTTCACGTCGGCGACCTTGGCCGTGAAGAATGATTTCAGCCATTTCTCGGAACAAATGGGCCTGACGGACGAACCGTCGAAGACTTGGCCGAGCCCGTTTAATTACGAAGAGCAGGGCCTTTTATATGTGCCGCAGGGTTTGCCGGACCCGAATTCCATCGGTTATACCGACGCGGTGCTGGACCTGGCGCTGCCGGTGATCGAGGCGGCGGGCGGAAAAACTTTCCTTTTGTGCACGACTTTGCGCGCTGTGAAGCGCGCCGCCGAGCGCCTGCGCGACGAGTTCGAAAAGCGCGGCTTGCCGTATCCGCTGTTCATCCAGGGCGACAAGGGCCGCACCGAGTTGCTGGACCAATTCCGCAAGGCGGGAAATGGCGTGCTGATCGGTAGCCAGAGTTTCTGGGAAGGCGTCGACGTGCGCGGCGACGCGCTGTCCTTGGTGATTATCGACAAGCTGCCGTTCGCGCCGCCGGACGATCCGGTGCTGGCCGCGCGTATCGAGGTGATGGAAAAGCAGGGCAAAAACGGCTTCATGCATCACACCCTGCCGGAAGCGATCATCAATCTGAAGCAGGGCGCCGGCCGCCTGATCCGCGACGAAGGCGATCGCGGTGTGCTGATGCTGTGCGATCCGCGTGTGATTTCCAAGCCCTACGGCAAGCGGATTTGGCAGAGCCTGCCGTCCTTCAAACGCACCCGCGAGCAGGCGGATGCGGTCGCGTTCTTCCAAAACAAGAATACCGAAGAGTAA
- a CDS encoding serine/threonine-protein phosphatase — translation MSAYKIEAGTAQHIGNRPQQNDRVALFTSPNAPGYVLAVLADGNQSAIGPDQALLTSRHMFDEFRAGDVPGIPRLKALLAAIVLEAHQVIKMNPIAASAEPHSALALLVLTPAGQAIWAHVGETRVYRFSGETSVERSNDSAYIEHLVQNDKVPLEAAKTHRSSRLLNNLLGNGFKAPFVTSGTHEGLRLGDSFLLCSDGLWQCFADQELAAAVARNTPRRAAERLIAKAAERAQGKGDNCTMAIIKLVAPVPAVNR, via the coding sequence ATGAGCGCTTATAAAATAGAAGCCGGCACCGCCCAGCACATCGGCAACCGGCCGCAGCAAAACGACCGCGTGGCCCTGTTCACGTCGCCGAACGCGCCCGGCTATGTGCTGGCGGTGCTGGCCGACGGCAATCAGAGCGCCATCGGCCCGGACCAGGCGCTGCTGACGAGCCGGCATATGTTCGACGAATTCCGTGCCGGCGACGTGCCCGGCATTCCCCGGCTGAAGGCGTTGCTCGCCGCGATAGTGCTGGAGGCCCATCAAGTCATCAAAATGAATCCGATCGCCGCCAGCGCGGAACCGCACAGCGCGCTGGCGCTGCTGGTGCTGACGCCGGCCGGTCAGGCGATCTGGGCGCACGTGGGTGAAACGCGCGTGTACCGCTTTAGCGGCGAAACCAGCGTGGAACGCAGCAATGACAGCGCGTATATCGAGCATCTGGTGCAGAACGACAAGGTACCGCTGGAGGCAGCGAAGACGCATCGCAGTTCCAGGCTGCTCAACAATCTGCTGGGGAACGGTTTCAAGGCGCCGTTCGTGACGTCGGGCACGCATGAAGGCTTGCGGCTTGGCGACTCTTTTTTGCTGTGCTCGGATGGGTTGTGGCAGTGTTTCGCCGATCAGGAACTGGCGGCGGCCGTGGCGCGCAACACCCCGCGCCGGGCGGCCGAGCGCTTGATCGCCAAGGCCGCCGAGCGCGCCCAGGGCAAGGGCGACAATTGCACGATGGCGATCATCAAATTGGTCGCACCCGTCCCAGCCGTCAACCGTTGA
- the lpdA gene encoding dihydrolipoyl dehydrogenase has protein sequence MSKQFDVVVIGAGPGGYIAAIRAAQLGFSVACVDAWENEKGGPAPGGTCTNVGCIPSKALLQSSEHFEHAGHAFKDHGIDVAGLSLNLPQMLKRKDTVVKQNNDGILFLFKKNKVTFFHGRASFAGAATAEGYPLTISAPANETINAKQVIIATGSNARELPGAPFDEQLILSNTGALAIQGVPAKLGVIGAGVIGLEMGSVWRRLGSEVTVLEGLPVFLGAVDEQIAKEAGKLFAKQGLSINLGCKIGAITKGDNNVTVVYENAKGESITSVFDKLIVSIGRTPNTNGLAADKVGLSLDERGFVAVDDDCKTNLPGVWAIGDVVRGPMLAHKAEEEGVAVAERMAGQHGHTNFNTIPWVIYTSPEIAWVGQTEQQLKASGVAYKAGTFPFLANGRARALGDTSGMVKFLADATTDEILGVHIIGPMASELISEAVVAMEFKASAEDIARICHAHPSLSEATKEAALAIDKRTLNF, from the coding sequence ATGAGTAAACAATTTGACGTAGTAGTCATCGGCGCCGGTCCCGGCGGTTATATCGCCGCCATCCGCGCCGCACAACTGGGTTTCTCCGTTGCTTGCGTGGACGCATGGGAAAATGAAAAAGGCGGCCCGGCACCGGGCGGCACCTGCACCAACGTCGGTTGCATCCCGTCGAAAGCGCTGCTGCAATCGTCGGAGCACTTCGAGCACGCCGGCCACGCGTTCAAGGACCACGGCATCGATGTCGCCGGCCTGTCGCTGAACCTGCCACAAATGCTCAAGCGCAAAGACACCGTCGTCAAGCAAAACAACGACGGCATCCTGTTCCTGTTCAAGAAAAACAAGGTCACCTTCTTCCACGGCCGCGCCTCGTTCGCCGGCGCCGCCACCGCTGAAGGCTACCCGCTGACGATCTCGGCGCCTGCCAACGAGACCATCAACGCCAAGCAAGTCATCATCGCCACCGGTTCCAACGCGCGTGAACTGCCAGGCGCACCGTTCGACGAGCAACTGATTCTGTCGAACACGGGCGCGCTGGCAATCCAGGGCGTTCCTGCCAAGCTGGGCGTGATCGGCGCCGGCGTGATCGGCCTGGAAATGGGCTCCGTATGGCGCCGCCTGGGTTCGGAAGTGACCGTGCTCGAAGGCCTGCCAGTGTTCCTGGGCGCGGTCGACGAGCAGATCGCCAAGGAAGCCGGCAAGCTGTTCGCCAAGCAAGGCCTGTCGATCAACCTCGGTTGCAAGATCGGCGCGATCACCAAGGGTGATAACAACGTCACCGTGGTGTACGAGAACGCCAAGGGCGAGTCCATCACCTCCGTGTTCGACAAGCTGATCGTGTCGATCGGCCGCACCCCGAACACCAACGGCCTGGCCGCCGACAAAGTCGGCCTGTCGCTGGACGAGCGCGGTTTCGTGGCCGTCGACGACGACTGCAAAACCAATCTGCCGGGCGTCTGGGCGATCGGTGACGTGGTGCGCGGCCCGATGCTGGCGCACAAGGCGGAAGAAGAGGGCGTTGCCGTTGCCGAGCGCATGGCTGGCCAGCATGGCCACACCAACTTCAACACCATTCCTTGGGTCATTTACACCTCGCCGGAAATCGCGTGGGTTGGTCAGACCGAGCAGCAACTGAAGGCTTCGGGCGTTGCTTACAAGGCCGGCACCTTCCCGTTCCTGGCGAACGGCCGCGCTCGCGCGCTGGGCGACACTTCGGGCATGGTCAAGTTCCTGGCCGATGCGACCACCGACGAAATCCTCGGCGTGCACATCATCGGACCGATGGCCTCCGAGCTGATCTCGGAAGCGGTCGTGGCGATGGAGTTCAAGGCCTCGGCCGAAGACATCGCGCGCATCTGCCACGCGCACCCATCCTTGTCGGAAGCCACTAAGGAAGCGGCGCTGGCAATCGACAAGCGTACGCTCAATTTCTAA
- a CDS encoding toll/interleukin-1 receptor domain-containing protein, whose protein sequence is MTIRHGCFFSYAHGQHAYMSKFKNDLIDALKCYLEPHFDNENELFVDSEQLGGGDDLDEKIARAMCESVCMIVIYTPKYEAHAYTRREFAAMQLIENERKKWYTLPSHLIIPVIMTQHPLSLPPQISGPGMYVDFSRYTLASGDLKTNPEFLPDIKKIVLRIAQHYHYLKQCTPPGHDCGRFVMPDIPPEWRAIPPPHFPR, encoded by the coding sequence ATGACTATCCGCCACGGCTGTTTTTTCAGCTATGCACACGGTCAGCACGCATACATGAGCAAGTTCAAAAACGATTTGATCGACGCTCTGAAATGTTATCTGGAACCCCACTTCGACAACGAAAACGAATTGTTCGTCGACAGTGAGCAACTCGGCGGAGGCGATGACCTGGACGAAAAAATCGCCAGGGCGATGTGTGAAAGCGTTTGCATGATTGTCATTTATACACCCAAGTACGAAGCCCATGCCTATACCCGGCGTGAGTTTGCAGCAATGCAACTAATTGAAAACGAACGCAAGAAATGGTACACGCTGCCAAGTCACCTGATCATCCCGGTCATCATGACCCAGCATCCCTTGAGTTTGCCGCCGCAGATTTCCGGGCCGGGCATGTATGTCGATTTTTCACGGTACACCCTGGCGAGCGGCGACTTGAAGACCAACCCGGAATTTTTGCCGGATATAAAAAAGATCGTTCTGCGGATCGCCCAGCACTACCACTACTTGAAACAGTGCACGCCGCCCGGGCATGACTGTGGTCGTTTTGTCATGCCGGACATTCCGCCCGAATGGCGCGCCATTCCTCCTCCCCACTTCCCTCGCTAA
- a CDS encoding DUF465 domain-containing protein, with protein MTDVQDIQRRLIELDVEHRDLDAVIDMLTLDGHHDQLQLRRLKKRKLQLKDHITLLKMQLVPDVPA; from the coding sequence ATGACTGATGTACAAGATATCCAGCGTCGTCTGATCGAACTCGACGTCGAACACCGCGATCTGGACGCGGTGATCGACATGCTCACCCTGGACGGACACCACGATCAGCTGCAATTGCGCCGCCTGAAAAAGCGCAAGCTGCAACTGAAAGACCATATCACCCTGCTGAAAATGCAACTAGTGCCGGACGTGCCGGCTTAA
- the odhB gene encoding 2-oxoglutarate dehydrogenase complex dihydrolipoyllysine-residue succinyltransferase, whose amino-acid sequence MAQIEVKVPQLSESVAEATMLTWHKKVGDAVARDENLIDIETDKVVLELPAPAAGVLIKIIKGDGSTVVADELIAVIDTDAAAAAAAPVAAAAPAAAPAAAPAPAVAAATGGSKGDVAMPAAAKILSEKGLSAGDVAGSGKDGRVTKGDALGASAPAATPAVAPLAAAAAKPALQQIASPSVASLGERPEERVPMSRLRARIAERLLQSQSTNAILTTFNEVNMAPVMDLRNKYKDKFEKEHGVKLGFMSFFVKAAVAALKKYPIINASVDGNDIIYHGYFDIGIAVGSPRGLVVPILRNADQMSIAEIEKKIGEFGAKAKEGKLTLDDLTGGTFSISNGGTFGSMLSTPIINPPQSAILGVHATKDRAVVENGQIVIRPMNYLAMSYDHRIIDGREAVLGLVAMKEALEDPARLLLDL is encoded by the coding sequence ATGGCACAAATCGAAGTCAAAGTTCCTCAATTGTCGGAATCGGTCGCTGAAGCAACCATGCTGACGTGGCATAAAAAAGTCGGCGACGCAGTTGCGCGCGACGAAAACCTGATCGATATCGAAACCGACAAGGTCGTTTTGGAACTGCCCGCGCCCGCAGCCGGCGTGCTGATCAAGATCATCAAAGGCGACGGTAGCACCGTGGTCGCCGACGAACTGATTGCCGTGATCGACACCGACGCCGCAGCAGCCGCCGCCGCTCCGGTTGCCGCCGCCGCACCAGCCGCAGCGCCTGCCGCCGCCCCAGCACCAGCGGTCGCAGCCGCGACCGGTGGCAGCAAGGGCGATGTCGCCATGCCTGCAGCCGCCAAGATCCTGTCCGAAAAAGGCCTGAGCGCTGGCGATGTCGCCGGTTCGGGCAAAGACGGCCGCGTGACCAAGGGCGACGCCCTGGGCGCTTCGGCACCAGCCGCCACCCCGGCCGTTGCGCCACTGGCCGCAGCCGCCGCCAAGCCGGCGCTGCAACAGATCGCTTCGCCAAGCGTCGCCAGCCTGGGCGAGCGTCCGGAAGAGCGCGTGCCGATGAGCCGTCTGCGCGCCCGTATCGCCGAGCGTCTGCTGCAATCGCAATCGACCAACGCCATCCTGACCACGTTCAACGAAGTGAACATGGCGCCAGTGATGGACCTGCGCAACAAGTACAAAGACAAGTTCGAAAAAGAGCACGGCGTCAAGCTGGGCTTCATGTCGTTCTTCGTCAAGGCCGCCGTCGCAGCCCTGAAAAAGTACCCGATCATCAACGCCTCGGTTGACGGCAACGACATCATCTACCACGGCTACTTCGACATCGGTATCGCTGTCGGGTCGCCACGCGGCCTGGTGGTGCCTATCCTGCGCAACGCCGACCAGATGTCGATCGCCGAGATCGAAAAGAAAATCGGTGAATTCGGCGCCAAGGCCAAAGAAGGCAAGCTGACCTTGGACGACCTGACCGGCGGCACGTTCTCGATCTCGAACGGCGGCACCTTCGGCTCGATGCTGTCGACCCCGATCATCAACCCGCCACAATCGGCCATCCTGGGCGTGCACGCGACCAAGGACCGCGCTGTGGTCGAAAACGGCCAGATCGTGATCCGTCCGATGAACTACCTGGCAATGTCCTACGACCACCGCATCATCGACGGCCGCGAAGCCGTCCTGGGCCTGGTCGCCATGAAAGAAGCGCTGGAAGATCCTGCACGTCTGCTGCTGGACCTGTAA
- a CDS encoding PspC domain-containing protein has translation MSVAEEIKRLHELHQAGALSDAEFAAAKARLLEAEPYKPGDSIGEDITRLRRSRTDRWLGGVCGGLGRVSGIEPWIWRLLFVMFVLTFGFGLAIYILLWIFVPDEELIGK, from the coding sequence ATGAGCGTTGCTGAAGAAATCAAGCGTTTGCACGAACTGCATCAAGCCGGCGCCCTGTCGGACGCGGAATTCGCGGCCGCCAAGGCGCGCCTGCTGGAGGCCGAACCCTACAAACCGGGCGACAGCATCGGTGAAGACATCACCCGCCTGCGCCGCTCGCGCACCGACCGCTGGCTGGGCGGCGTCTGCGGCGGCCTCGGTCGTGTCTCCGGCATCGAGCCGTGGATCTGGCGCCTGTTGTTTGTGATGTTCGTGCTGACCTTTGGTTTCGGCCTGGCGATCTACATTCTGTTATGGATTTTCGTTCCAGACGAAGAACTGATTGGAAAATAA
- a CDS encoding tetratricopeptide repeat protein: protein MALSNLAVLLARQQNATTPVLMIDWDMEAPGLHHYFEHGEERPGVLELFEACREQLHRRRKGADVLDDEELAHEVLAAVGWEQYVSRVDQSSQLYLMRAGRFDDSYGERLAAMHWDDLFDRCPALFRCFADKLSRHFRYVLVDSRTGRTDTAGICTTLLPRKLVVVFTPNRQSLEGVQALVTRATAYRRSHEDEQRPLLVYPLPSRIEMGDSTQRSQWRRGDPQHHIVGYQPIFERLMCECYGMQHVSLDSYFDEVQLQQTRTFAYGEQLAVRMDQGGDRFSLTRTFEAFLDWLGAGYFPWQSSREIHLLSAIEEARQALGEGGARALSQPLARDLNLLGELYRREGKLRQALACFEESLGLRQRGMGDDHVDTLVSKSNLAAVLRQQGRLDEAQFLEECVVEARERLLGAEHLDTLAARANLAATLAEQGKGAEAMDIQDGVLDAYLRMLGSEHLLTLSCKAARADLLFQRSDLDQARREQEQVLAKRKRLLGAEHADTLRSKTALACTLLAQNEQEEARVLFDKVLQAQLRRLGPDHADTRRTMELLDHVQPGRYGAQRGSLPDGGRDGGRDDFAPVRELHQDAAMDDYDDALGLAPNPRAAMSVTNPRPRASDDLLTLDEQLASGRPASR, encoded by the coding sequence ATGGCCTTGTCCAATCTGGCGGTATTGCTTGCAAGACAGCAAAATGCCACCACCCCGGTATTGATGATCGATTGGGACATGGAAGCGCCCGGCCTGCATCATTACTTCGAGCATGGCGAGGAGCGACCCGGCGTGCTGGAATTGTTCGAAGCTTGCCGCGAGCAACTACATCGGCGCCGCAAGGGGGCCGACGTGCTCGACGACGAGGAACTGGCGCACGAAGTGCTGGCGGCGGTCGGATGGGAGCAGTACGTCAGCCGGGTCGACCAGAGCAGCCAGTTGTACCTGATGCGCGCCGGCCGTTTCGACGATAGCTACGGCGAGCGGCTGGCGGCGATGCATTGGGACGATCTGTTCGACCGCTGCCCGGCGCTTTTCCGTTGCTTCGCCGACAAGCTCTCGCGCCACTTTCGTTACGTGCTGGTCGATTCGCGCACCGGCCGCACGGACACCGCCGGCATCTGCACCACTTTGCTGCCGCGCAAACTGGTGGTGGTGTTCACGCCCAACCGCCAGAGCCTGGAAGGGGTGCAGGCGCTGGTGACCCGCGCCACGGCTTACCGGCGCAGTCATGAGGATGAACAGCGGCCGCTGCTGGTCTACCCGCTGCCGTCGCGCATCGAAATGGGCGACAGCACGCAGCGCTCCCAATGGCGGCGCGGCGACCCGCAACATCATATAGTGGGCTACCAGCCGATCTTCGAGCGGCTGATGTGCGAGTGCTACGGCATGCAGCATGTGTCGCTGGACAGCTATTTCGACGAAGTCCAGCTGCAACAGACCCGCACCTTCGCCTACGGCGAGCAACTGGCGGTGCGGATGGACCAGGGCGGCGACCGTTTTTCGCTGACGCGCACCTTCGAGGCCTTCCTCGACTGGCTCGGCGCCGGCTATTTCCCGTGGCAGTCGAGCCGCGAAATCCATCTGCTGTCTGCCATCGAAGAGGCGCGGCAGGCGCTGGGGGAGGGCGGCGCCCGCGCCTTGTCGCAGCCGCTGGCGCGCGACCTCAACCTGCTGGGCGAGCTGTACCGCCGTGAAGGCAAGCTGCGCCAGGCGCTGGCCTGTTTCGAGGAAAGCCTGGGGCTGCGACAGCGGGGCATGGGCGACGACCATGTGGACACGCTGGTTAGTAAAAGCAATTTGGCCGCCGTGCTGCGCCAACAGGGGCGCCTTGACGAGGCGCAGTTCCTCGAAGAGTGCGTCGTCGAGGCGCGCGAACGCCTGCTGGGGGCGGAGCATCTCGACACGCTGGCCGCGCGCGCCAATCTGGCCGCCACCCTGGCCGAGCAGGGCAAGGGCGCCGAGGCGATGGACATCCAGGATGGCGTGCTGGATGCTTACCTGCGCATGCTCGGCTCCGAGCATCTGCTGACCCTGTCCTGCAAGGCGGCCCGGGCCGACCTGCTGTTCCAGCGCAGCGACCTCGACCAAGCCCGGCGCGAGCAGGAGCAGGTGCTCGCCAAGCGCAAGCGCTTGCTGGGCGCCGAGCACGCCGACACCCTGCGCAGCAAGACGGCGCTGGCCTGCACCTTGCTCGCGCAGAACGAGCAAGAGGAAGCGAGGGTGTTGTTCGACAAGGTCCTGCAGGCGCAGCTACGCCGGCTGGGGCCGGATCACGCGGACACCCGCAGGACCATGGAATTGCTCGACCATGTGCAACCGGGCCGATACGGCGCGCAGCGCGGTTCGCTGCCGGACGGCGGGCGGGACGGCGGGCGGGACGACTTCGCGCCGGTGCGCGAATTGCACCAGGACGCGGCGATGGACGACTACGACGATGCGCTGGGGCTGGCGCCCAATCCGCGCGCCGCCATGTCCGTCACCAATCCGCGCCCGCGCGCCAGCGACGACCTGCTGACGCTCGACGAGCAGCTCGCCAGCGGCCGGCCGGCGTCGCGCTAG
- the zapE gene encoding cell division protein ZapE: MNVEEFYQQALEQRNFKADAAQRRAVDRLQLCYDEWVAYKGQRSSTFKRLINRPDVPKGVYMWGGVGRGKSFLMDSFYSVVPLVRKTRLHFHEFMRGVHRQLDELTGVANPLDEVAKRIAKKYRLICFDEFHISDVADAMIMYNLLKALFDNGVSFIMTSNYDPRLLYPDGLHRDRILPTIELLYEKLDVMNIDAGIDYRGRALEQVDSYYTPINAETDQKLRDAYTSIAETADEDPVVRIEAREIRALRRAGSIIWFDFHTLCGGPRSQNDYLEIASRFHTVILSGIPMMSASMSSEARRFTWLIDVFYDQGVKLLMSAEVEPEELYTTGTLANEFHRTVSRIVEMQSREYMDKEQRAAAGSLA; the protein is encoded by the coding sequence ATGAACGTCGAAGAGTTTTATCAGCAAGCGCTGGAACAGCGCAATTTCAAGGCCGACGCAGCCCAGCGCCGCGCCGTCGATCGTCTGCAGTTATGCTACGACGAATGGGTCGCGTACAAGGGCCAGCGCTCAAGCACGTTCAAGCGCCTGATCAACCGTCCCGACGTGCCCAAGGGCGTCTATATGTGGGGCGGGGTGGGGCGCGGCAAGTCGTTCCTGATGGACAGCTTCTATTCGGTGGTGCCGCTGGTGCGCAAGACGCGCCTGCACTTCCACGAGTTCATGCGCGGCGTGCACCGCCAGCTGGACGAGCTGACCGGCGTCGCCAATCCGCTCGACGAAGTGGCCAAGCGCATCGCCAAGAAATACCGTTTGATCTGCTTCGACGAATTCCACATCTCCGACGTGGCCGACGCGATGATCATGTACAACCTGTTGAAGGCGCTGTTCGACAACGGCGTGTCCTTCATCATGACGTCGAACTACGATCCGAGATTGCTGTACCCGGACGGCCTGCACCGCGACCGCATCCTGCCGACCATTGAATTGTTGTACGAGAAGCTCGACGTGATGAACATCGACGCCGGCATCGACTATCGCGGCCGCGCGCTCGAGCAGGTCGATTCCTACTACACGCCGATCAACGCCGAGACCGATCAGAAGCTGCGCGACGCCTACACCAGCATCGCCGAGACGGCCGACGAGGACCCGGTGGTGCGCATCGAGGCGCGCGAGATCCGCGCCTTGCGCCGCGCCGGCTCCATCATCTGGTTCGACTTCCACACCTTGTGCGGCGGGCCGCGGTCGCAGAACGACTATCTGGAAATCGCCAGCCGCTTCCATACCGTGATATTGTCCGGGATTCCGATGATGTCGGCATCGATGTCGTCGGAGGCGCGCCGCTTCACGTGGCTGATCGATGTATTTTACGACCAGGGCGTGAAGTTGCTGATGTCGGCCGAGGTCGAGCCGGAGGAGCTGTACACCACCGGCACCCTGGCCAACGAATTTCACCGCACGGTGTCGCGCATTGTCGAGATGCAGTCGCGCGAGTACATGGATAAGGAACAACGGGCCGCAGCCGGTTCGCTGGCCTGA